In Candidatus Saccharimonadales bacterium, the genomic window CTGGCAAGCAGATTCTGGTAGGCCGCAAAAGCCTGCTCGATGAGCAAAATATACCGATGCCGCCAAAATTCCGGGCCGCCAGCATCAAGCAGACGGCGACATACGTGGCCATTGGCGGCGAACTGGCGGGCGCTATTACCTTTGTCGATGAAATACGCCCCGAAGCTGAAGCGACGCTGGCTCGGCTGCAAAAACTTGGCGTCAAACAGTTTGAAATGGTAACTGGTGACAACAAAGCGGTTGCTGCTGCTGTCGCAAGCCAGCTTGGCATTACCCAGGTGACCTCCGAGGCTCTTCCGGCTGACAAGCTGCTTGCCGTCGAAGCTATGCGCTACCGCCCAGTTGCGTTTGTCGGTGATGGCGTCAATGACGCACCGGTGCTCACCGCCTCGGATGTCGGTATCGCGCTGGGCGCCCGCGGATCCACTGCCGCCAGCGAATCGGCTGATATGATCATCATGGTCGATGACATCAGCCGCGTTGCGACTGGCGTCGCCATCGCCAACCGAACCTTCAAAATTGCCCGCCAGAGTATTCTAGTCGGTATCGGCCTCAGCGTTATGCTGATGATCATTTTTGCAACCGGAAAATTCCCGCCAATCTACGGCGCAGCCATTCAGGAACTGGTCGACATCGTGGTGATATTCAATGCACTGCGGGCGCATACCGGCGGTAGTGGCGACCAGGACTAAACTCGGCCGCGCCAATGGGCCACTGGCTCGGCTGCTGCCAGGAAAACAGCTAGCATAACACGATTATCGTCATAGCCACCTCCTCGTACTAGAATTTAATAGATATCAAGCGGCATACAGTAGCGCCACACCGACGAGGAGTGGGATCAGCAGATTATCAAGTCCAGCTACTCCCACGTTTTCGACTGCCGTCGCCGTCATTGCCAGGCCCGCAATTGTCAGCGGGCTAAGCACTGTTCCGGACAGTAAGCTGTAAGCAACGAGGATTCCAATCGACACAACCAGGAACGTCGCCGAGCCGACGATACTCTTAGTTTGCCGGAACACTTTGTATTCTGTCTTACCGCCCCACGTGACACCCGTGACTGCCGCCAAGCCGTCCGCCAGGCTCATATGCAGCAGCGCTGCCGCATATATCCACGGTTCCTGCGTGACAAGAGCCAAAACGCCCACTGCCATTGCAAAATATACTTCTCCCCATGTAGGCCGCTCAACGGCGTGAATAGCTTTGAAAATATGAAAGTATTTGGACACCGCAACGACGACAATGAACGCCGCACTCAGCAGCAATATTTGATCCCAAGACAGATAAAACGGCCAGGTCGCCGCAAAGCTTCCGACAACAATATGTATAAACTTTCGGCTTAGTTCATCGTGCGGTTTGCGGACATACCACCAAATTTCTGACAGCAGCAAGACGAAGAAGATTCCAAGAACGGTGAGTGCAAGGGCCATGAGCCACATTGTACGCTACACGGAGCGAACTAAAAATGGTCTGTGCTTTCTTATAGCAGGACGTATCTAAGCAGCCGCTATTTCTCATTTGGTAGGGTTTCCCATAGTTGCTCAAACAGCAATCGCTGCATTGCAGCCGCCCCCAGATCATCAACGATAACACCGTACGGCGTATCGTCACTGGTAATCGATATAGTAGCTACCTTTGATCCGTAGACGATCGTATAACTCGATATACTGCCCGATGGAGGTTCGGCAAGCCATTTGCGAGCTGCTTTTGGTGCCTCGTCGCCGCCTGCTCCAACGGCAATAACCTTGACGCGGATATCTTCGGCAACTCGCCGCTCAGTAAACTGAGGAAATTCTTTATACAGATAGCGTCTCACCTGGCTGGAAGAATAAGCATAATACTCAGGGATATCGAGCATACGGCAAGTCTGCAGTACGTCTTTCAGAATCGTAGTTACGCCGCCGTCACCCTCATAATATTTGACGAGTGGGCGTCCTTCACTATGCGCTTGACGAGCCAACAGACCTGGAACAATTTTTTTGGCGTCTTCTGCTATATCCACCAGATCACGCCGTTTCTCACGGATGATGTCATATATTCTTTCGGGAGATTCAGCAGTGTATTGTTCACGTTTGCCATTTTGCTTGATACTAACCAGCCCAAAAGTTGTCAATTTTTTTAGTGCATCGTAGGTGGTTCCGCGGTTTATCTCAGTCTCAGCAGCGATCTTACGGATCGAAGTCGATTCAAGACGAAGTAAGGCCGCATAGGTAGCAGCTTCGTTCTCCGACAGCCCTAGATCAGTGAGGAGCGATATAATCGTTTGAGTGTCGTGGTGCATAAAATGTAATACTATTGCTTAAATGTATTTTTGTCAATTTATTGTTGCCATTGTAGATTGTAATATGAGTATAAAGTGTTACAATATATTTGTAATACAGAAAACTATGTGATGAAAGATATTGAACACATACCACATTTTGAGGGTGCCTTGACAGTCGGTATCTTGGGCGGTGGCACGGCTGGCAAAACAGCAGCTGGCTATATTGATGCCGTCGAAGCTGGCTTAGTACCCGGTGTAGCGCATGCCGACGTATTTGTCGGTGTCGCTACTTGTGACGACGGCTCGGCGACGGGACGACTGCGCACACTGTACAATACCCCGGCCACTGGTGATATTCGGCGATCAATCTCTGCACTCAGCATAAACCAAGACGCAGCTCAGGATTTTGAAAATCGGTTCAGCTTAGCATCAACCGCTGATGACGTGCGCACGACTGCCGAGCAATTGATGGCCACTCTCAGTTACAGCAAACCGGCCGCCGACGGTGTGGATACGGCACGGATTATTGATATGACTGTCGAGCTTAGCCGTAATATTATCTCGCGGGATCCAAACGGTTTGATGGGCATTGCACTTGGCCATTTGGTCCTGACAGCCTTGACCCTCGAATCTGATCTCGATCAGGCCAGCCAGACGGCCGGAGACCTGATGATGACCCGCGCCGCGGTCATACCAGTATCATCAATACCCCATTACCTCAAACTACGTGATGGTGACAAAATTGTCATTGGCGAGCATATGATCGACACCGATTACACACTCGAACATCCGGAAGATTTCGATATTACCGCCTGCAGTGGACCCGAGGGAACCGACATGATAATCCCGACGACTCCCCGGTTACTCGATCGGCTTCGTACCGCTGATCAAGTCGCTATCGGCCCAGGCAGTTTCCTGACATCAACACGAGCCGCCCTGCTCGGCGCTGGCACCTCAGAAGCCCTGCGCGAAATCAGCTTAGCGGACGACCGTGAGTTGTTCCTACTGGCCAATATAAAACTCGACGACGAAACCAAAGATTGGACCGTTGCCAAATTTGCGCACGAACACACCAAGGCTATCGGTGGACCGCTCGACGCCGTTATCTGCAACAATGATATCGAAGACCTCAGGAGTCCTGTTGTGTTTGACGAACATGATCTAACGACAAGTGGCGAGTTATACAAAGTCATTTCCCTGCCACTTCGTAAACTCAGCCATACGCCCAAAATTGCTGGTGACCCGCTGGCTCATCGACGTTCCGACGTCGAACACGACATGAATGCCGTTGCCATTGCCATGGGCGAGGAGCGGATGAAGAAACAGTCAGTCGCAGACAGCCAATACACCCGCGCTGCATCTTGATTAACGTGTCGCCTCTCTCAACTCTATTTACCCAGTTATATATCTTATAGAACGACATAACTAAATGGTGTTGAATGGGGGTTATAAGGAGCATGTATGGAAGCAAATCGTAGCACAGCCGGAAAATCTCGGTACCTGATTATACTCACCATACTGCTACTGCTTGTGGCAGGTGTTATAGTGGCGCGTGGTGCCTTGTCGAGCGTCGACAATCGAACGCAGCCAACTCAGCAAAGTCCGCGGACGACGAATCAAAACTCTACCGAAAGTACAAACGGTTCAACTCAGGAAACCAATACGCCAAGCGACCGTACCGTACCAAGTCAATCCGGAGGCGAAGCCAACACTATTCTTAATCCTTCGCAGTAGTATCAATTGACGGCTTGTGCCGCCCGCCGGGACGCCAGTCGGCTGTAGTCAAAAATGGCTGAAACAAATCAGTTTCGATCGACAGCGTCGTTTCGGCGAGTTGTTCAGCAGTTGGATCATGGTTCTCAAATTGAACGGTCGAAGCATCAGTCAATACGCAGAGCGGTGTTTGCTCAGCGCCTTCACCCATAGCCAGTACCGCAGCAGCCGCTATACCTTCTGCCACATTTGCCTGCGTGACGCCAAATGGCCGCCCGAAGATGTCGGGCTTACCTATGTAATTATTGAGCGCCGCAAAGCCACTGTGAGCCAGCGATATGCCTGTCGTTCCACGCCGGAGCGGCCTGGTCGTACTGTCTGTTATGACAACTCCAACTTCGCGTATATTGTGTTTACGCAAAAGATGCGCGCGGACCTCATTAGCAGTCTGCTGCGAATTCCGCGGCCAAAGAATGTAATATCCTTCGCCGTTCGACTCATCTATACCGGCCATGGCGATAAGCGTATTGCCGACAATCGTAAAATGATGCCCGTATGCGCTAGCTTCTGCCGGCAAATACAGATCGGATTCACGCACCACTAAATCGGCTTTGCTAATATCATCATATGGAACGATACTGCCTTCACAGATTGACACGATTTTTGACGTAATGACGACAATGCTTTTCTCGGTCACAACGGGCAAGTATGTATCGAGTACATCATACAAAGTTTGCTGACTTGCAACAATTTTCGCTGTTTTTATAGCCGATATGATCATATTCTGACGCGTCCTTGCCTGTCTTTGCGCTCACTTGCTATCTACATCAGTGTATACTACAAGGGATGGATCCTCGAGAGATTGATACATTAATCATGGAATGCGCGAAAAGTCTGGCTGTCGCGCATGACAAGCGTGACTTGTATCAGAAAATTGTAAATACACCGTTTATGTATAAGCGCGAAACCACGCTGCTTGGACTCGGCATCATCGTGCTCCTACTCAAAAACGACGATCAGCATACGCTCGACCGTGTCGCCCTGTCCCGAACTGAACGCGCCCAGGGAGCTGTCCAAATATCGGTCAAAAAGTTTGAGGATATTCGCATCCCGCTGGATGCCAAAGAAAACATCCTGATCCACGCCCTCGATACTGACGAGTTCAAAATGATTACGGACTGGAAATATATGTTTATCCCAGCGCTGACAGCCCAGGAGGCGCGGCTGAACCAGGCCGGTGCCGCCATCGATTGCAGCGTCGTGTATCCGCTCAGCCGGCTTCCAGGCGGCGGCGTCATGATCTTTAGTTTCTTTGAACCTATGAGTACACTGACGGGCTTGCATCATCGTTTTATGCGCAGCTATGCCGACGCCTGCACGACAGCACTAAATGTTCTCAAGTAATAAGGCTGACGCATACCTACTAACCCGTATGTTAGTCGCGCGTCCGTCCGTCCAGCTAAACAGGGTTTGAAAGCCTTTTTCAGGACATTTTTTATCATACGCCATCGTTTGATACGGATAGGGTTCATCGGGCGGATGCCAGTTGTCCCTAAAATATATACCGCCCGGCCGTGATGGATCGGGTGTGCCAAATTCCTGTTCTAGCAAGACGCCATTCGGCGCTAAAGGCTGCAGGCAGTTATGCAGTATCCACTTTAGCATTTCGGGCTTATTTTTGTACGGATACCACCAGGTCGATCCAAATCCCAAATCAAAACCACCATTTGGTATATACGGCAGGCGAACTTCTGCAGCTGCCATATCAATATTCCATGCAAATTCGACATCGTTCGTTTCCGCGGTCATCGATGTATCAAAACGCTCCAAATTTGCAGGATTTCGCAGTTCTATTGGATAGTGTGAATTCGATCGTGTTCGGTGACTCCTCTCAGGAGTTGGCTCGGGCTGAATATCAACGCCCAATATGCGGCCAAATTTTCTGCCAGGATTTGTGGAAGTTGCGATATGTATTTGGGATTCTACAAGCGCCTTGTCTCTTTCGGTTAGACTCGTATCTTCAAAACTAATTTTTTTGAGGCGTGAAAATTCCATGCGCATGGCGAGCTGCTTAACTCCGATGCCGATACTGGTACCGTAGTCAATCAGTGTTGGTGCTTCGCCAAAACGCTCACCGTAGACCGCTGCAGCCAGACATACGGCCTTATAGCGCCCGACGACGATGCTATCCAGCGGCTGCCCGACGTAATCATCGATAAATTCCTTGCGTTTTACGGGGTCAGCGGCAATCTCTGTGATGACGCCACTCCACCGCTCCGGCTTATCATAGCTGTACGGGTAATCCGGGTCTTCGTAGCGAGGATACTGGAGAACGGCCAGTGCCTGTTTGATCCGGTGTGAAGTCGAGCTATCAAGCTGCGACATCGCCTGATCCATCATAGATCTGACATTGCCGTCAGGCTCAAGGTAGGCATCCCGCAGCCCTCTCGCAAAGCTAGCATAATATTCGTCATCGAGTGGCGGACTCTGCGCCAAGTCATCAAGCGTCCGTAAAAATCGCCGTTCGTTATCCGTCTGTACTGACGAACGCTCTGATTGTTGTCGTAGTGTAGGTATATGTTCGTTCATAGAGGTATTACAGGCTCAGCGATACCTCTATGATAGCAAATTGAGGCTAACTGCGTATAACAGAAACTGCTCAGGTTAACGGGCGTAGCGACCGAAGCCTCTGGCTGCACCATTTTGTGGCTTAAACTTGCCACATCCAATTCCGTCAAAGTTGGGGTTAGCTTGAACTTTGAGTGAGGAGTCATCTACTTTAAACATTGCCTTGTATTTTTTCATGTTGTTCGTTTTAATTGCTTTGACCTGTTCCGGCGTTTTGCCTATCAGTTGCCTTTTGTTTTCGGGGACTGCGTAGGATACACCGGTTTTCATGTCGTTAGGCTTCGTGGTCGAGCGTCCGGCATAATTGCTTCGAGCGATGACCGTGTCGCCTCTACTTGCTCTATCGGCTATGCCTACAAGGTGTATGCCGACGGGGTTGTTTTCATCAACCATTTTAGCTGTAAGGTTTTTTTCGATCACCAATTTTGCGACCTTGCCAGCTGCAAGAATACCATGCCTAGCGTAAGCGGCTGTAGTGTGGTCAATCTTTATACCACTACCGCCATACTCAGGAACAGTTGGAGCACCAGCTCCAATCTTGATAGCGGATCCACTTGGCGCACCGTAAAGTATGTTACGACTCATACGGCCATTAGAGTATTCCTTGAGTCTATTAGCTATATTTATATATACAAGGTGATGCCGATCCTGCTCCGCATACGTAAGCGTCTCGGGATGTTCTGGAGTACTTGCGTCATGGACACAACTATTAGAGAAATTCCAATCTTTTGGGTTCTGTTTTCCGGAACTTATTGCGACCACAGCAAGAGCATGGACCCCTTTTGCGTTAAAGAATTCACTATCGACAATACTCCATTTTTTGCCCCCGGCCACCGCGAAAGCATGACTGCCCCGTCTGATTCCCTCAACACGGATATTACTAATTTTTAGATATTCAGGATTATTAAATGTAATGCCGCCACGAAGCAGTGCGGGTTTCTTTTTATCCAATGAGCTAATTGTGATCGGCTCATTTGAGGTACCTTTTAAGTCATTTATGACCATACCGCCGATGTCGTACGTACCTTTAGGGAATAGCAGCTTATCGCCAGGGTCAAGTCCTTGAATTACTTGTTTCACACTTCCCTGCTTCTTCGAGTAGACATGTCGTTCACCGGCTTCGGCTTTAGAAGCATTCATGACTGAAATACTTGTGAAGGCCGATAAAGCAAGCAGAGCGGCGCCA contains:
- a CDS encoding 2-phospho-L-lactate transferase CofD family protein, which encodes MKDIEHIPHFEGALTVGILGGGTAGKTAAGYIDAVEAGLVPGVAHADVFVGVATCDDGSATGRLRTLYNTPATGDIRRSISALSINQDAAQDFENRFSLASTADDVRTTAEQLMATLSYSKPAADGVDTARIIDMTVELSRNIISRDPNGLMGIALGHLVLTALTLESDLDQASQTAGDLMMTRAAVIPVSSIPHYLKLRDGDKIVIGEHMIDTDYTLEHPEDFDITACSGPEGTDMIIPTTPRLLDRLRTADQVAIGPGSFLTSTRAALLGAGTSEALREISLADDRELFLLANIKLDDETKDWTVAKFAHEHTKAIGGPLDAVICNNDIEDLRSPVVFDEHDLTTSGELYKVISLPLRKLSHTPKIAGDPLAHRRSDVEHDMNAVAIAMGEERMKKQSVADSQYTRAAS
- a CDS encoding helix-turn-helix domain-containing protein; amino-acid sequence: MHHDTQTIISLLTDLGLSENEAATYAALLRLESTSIRKIAAETEINRGTTYDALKKLTTFGLVSIKQNGKREQYTAESPERIYDIIREKRRDLVDIAEDAKKIVPGLLARQAHSEGRPLVKYYEGDGGVTTILKDVLQTCRMLDIPEYYAYSSSQVRRYLYKEFPQFTERRVAEDIRVKVIAVGAGGDEAPKAARKWLAEPPSGSISSYTIVYGSKVATISITSDDTPYGVIVDDLGAAAMQRLLFEQLWETLPNEK
- a CDS encoding coenzyme F420-0:L-glutamate ligase, with the protein product MIISAIKTAKIVASQQTLYDVLDTYLPVVTEKSIVVITSKIVSICEGSIVPYDDISKADLVVRESDLYLPAEASAYGHHFTIVGNTLIAMAGIDESNGEGYYILWPRNSQQTANEVRAHLLRKHNIREVGVVITDSTTRPLRRGTTGISLAHSGFAALNNYIGKPDIFGRPFGVTQANVAEGIAAAAVLAMGEGAEQTPLCVLTDASTVQFENHDPTAEQLAETTLSIETDLFQPFLTTADWRPGGRHKPSIDTTAKD